DNA sequence from the Deinococcus roseus genome:
TTACCGACTCGAGGGGGCATGACAGGTCCATTCTCCCACCTGGGAGCCTGGCCTAACACACAATCATCTCAACGAACGACCCGGATCAATATTCGCCGTTTTACACCAAGGTGATTGCCAGCAATGAACGGGACGCTTTGCACATCCTGGATGGTCTGCTGTACCACCAGAGTGACTTGCGGATCACCGAGCACACCACCGACACCCATGGTTTTACCGAGGCGGTGTTTGCCCTGCTGAACCTGCTGGGCTTCCGGTTCACCCCGAGGATCCGGGATCTGAAGCACCTGAAGATCTTTGTTCCGGACCGCCGCAAGAAATACCCCACATTGGGCTCAGTGGTCGGAGGTGGGTATGACCGTGCATTGGTCGCCCGACACTGGGAGGACATCCTGCGTCTGGTGACCAGCATCAAAAGTGGGCATGTGACGGCCTCAGTGATCCTGCGCAAATTGTCTTCCTTCCGCCGCAGGAACAGCTTGCTGGCGGCCCTATTGGTAGATGCATTATTTGTCAGACCATGTGCCTGACCTGTTAAAAGCCTGCAAGTCCATCCGCCTGACCTGCTGCCAGGCCAGACGGAGTCTGTCTTTCAGTTCCTGCAAAGATCTGGACAGCTTGTTGCCCAGCCGATTGCTTTTCACCCATGCCCAAATCCACTCAATCGGGTTGAGTTCCGGTGCGTAAGGTGGCAAAAACCGCAGGGAAAGTGGGTCGGTAGATTTTAGGACCTCCTGTACTGCTTTACCTTTATGGATGCCAGCATTGTCCAGCACAACAATCAGCTTTCCAGGAACCTGTTTCAGCAGGTGTCTAAGAAACTGAGCAATCTTTTCACCCTTGCAGGCACCCTGCACCGTGTGTTGATAGAACTTTCCACTGCTGGTCAGGCCACCGACCACAGAGAGTTTTTCCCAGTTGGTGCAAGCAGGAATCAAAGGCGTTTTCCCACGGGTGGCCCAGGTTTTGCGGGTGGTGGTTTTCATGCTGAAACCAGCTTCATCCAGAAAGACCAGGGTTGTTCCAGACTGGATTTCCTTTTTGATTTCTGGAATGGTCTCTGCGATCCATTGTTGAATCTGACTCTGATTGCGTTCGATAGCCCGTTTTTCGGGTTTCTGGTGGGAGAAGCCCAGCCTCCGCAGCACCCGGCTCACATGGTCCGGATGGTACCACACCCCAAAACGCAGGCCAATCCAGTCTCTGACCCTGGGACCCGTCCAGGTAGCATCTGAAAAACCGTGTTTGACGGGATTGTCCTGTAAGCACCCTCCCAGCTCTGTTTCTTGCTCTTTTGACAGGCGACGAGGCCGTCCCGATGCTTTTCTGGATTTCAGACCCTCAATACCTGCGTGGTTGAGCTGCTTTCTCCACAGGTAGAACGTGGATTTGCTGATTTTGAAGTGTTGGCAGACCATCTGGCAAGGTTGTGGGTGCTGCTGGAGATATGCAGCGAAGGCCAGACGCCTCTCTTCCAATTGAGACCGTGTCAGACGGGAAGGGTGCCAGGTCATGGCAGACATTTTCAGTTTTCAGGACGCAGAAAACAGTAAGCTGATACGAGGTGAGCATGTTGATCAAAACTCAGAAGTTTGACTTGCTCTGGACCCATCTCCTACAGCAAAAAAGTCATTTCGATGATGGCTTTGAGTTTGAGGGAGAGGCTGACGGGCATCCCCTAGTGGAAATCCGTTTTCAGGGCATGTTGATCTGGGTGGACTTTCGGGAGGTCAGTCCCTCCGTTCGCTTTTGGGGCATCGGCTTTGAGGACGTAGAGGTTTACCAGCAAAAAGAAGCTGAATTTGAATACGGGTTCAATGATGGCTATCAGGAGTGTTTTGGGGACGATCAGGAGTTTTTTGCCTTCTTGGACGGCTTGCTCAGCCAGATTTCTGAGGGAACAAAGCTCTGGATGCCTCCCCAGTAGACCTGCTTGTTCCATAGATTTTTGTCATTACCAATAATGTAAGGGTTGAGTTCACTGTCGGGTGCACCAACCTGAGCTTCCTGCACTTCCCACCAGGTTTGGCTTCAACTCTGGTGTGGGCAAGGTGGCTTCAGTCAGCACGACGCTACCCGAGGAATTCAGTTTAGCGTTATCTGCAACGTTGCTGGCACCCAACACATTGAGGTTCACATCGACAAGAGAAATGGGAGGACCAAATTCGCTGGGATCAATAAACCCTCCTCAAAAGAACCCCCACAGCACAGCGGTTTTCTGTCCACCCAGGTTTTTAACAGAAAAATGGGAAAACTGTAATGCCCCATGTTCTAAAACAGAAGCAGAATCCTGCAGGGACGTGGGGGCAACGATGACATTTCTTCATGAACGGGTGGCGGTGCTGGCAGACCACCTCTACAGCTATCAGATTTCTGTGCTGAAGGGCATTCTGACCCGGTTCAGTGCCATGGGCACCTCTGCCCAGGTGTATCTGGGTCGGGAGATTTCTCCGCACCTGCACGCCAACCAGCTGTACGACCTGATCGATCAGGAACAGCACCAGGGGCGGGTGCTGCTGCTGCATGCCCTCAGCAGCCACCTGGGACAGCAGGACTGGCAGGATTTTCTGGCCCGGAAACCCCTGCCCACCGTCAGTGTCACCACCCGCATTGCAGATGTACCCACCGTCACGGTGAACAACCCGGTGGGGATCCACAACATGATGGATCACCTGATTGAGACGCGGGGATACCAGCGGTTTGTGTTTCTGCGGGGCTGGCCCACCAACCAGGAGGCCATTGAAAGAGAACAGGCCTTCCGGGAAAGCCTGGAACGGCACCACCTTGACCCGGCAAATGCCCTGTTTGTGGATGGGGATTTTTCTGCCGTCAAGGCCCTGCTGGAGATGCGCAAACTCCTGCACCTCAGACAGGACTTTGAGTGTGTGGTGTGCGCCAACGATGAAATGGCCCTGTCTGCCGTGCTGGCTTTGCGGGAACACCACCTGCGGGTTCCGGGGGATGTGGCGGTGGTGGGGTTTGATGACACCCCCTCGGCGGTGCTGGCGGTGCCTCCCCTCACCACGGTCCGGCAACCCTGGTTTGAGCAGGGCATGCAGGCCGCAGAACTCCTGCATGCCCTGATTCAGGGGGAAAGTGTTCCAGCAGAACTGGATTTGCCCACGGAATTGCGGGTGCGCCAGTCCTGCGGCACCCCGGCCCAGATGCCCCAGGAGGAAAATCCCCTGTACAAACAGCTGGAAATCCTGTTTCTGGCTGCAGCAGCGGATGCTGAGCAACTGGGGGCCTTCCTGAAAATCTGGGAGGGGGTGCTGCCCATCCAGTTGCAGGACCAGTTGAAACTGCAAGCCTGGAGGAACTGGCTGGAAGGGGTGTACCGGCGCGTCCAGTCCGGTGCCTGCCCACTGCCGCATCTGGAACAGGTGTATGGGCAGGCCCAGCGGATGCTGCTGGACGCCCTGAGCATTGCCCTGTCCAGTGCCAGCCTGCAGCACACCCTGGGGGCCCGCCATGCTGCACACCTCAATGTGGTGGCGCAGCCTTCCATGATTGAGCTGATGCTCAATGTGCGCACCTACCTGGAAGAACTGGGCATTCAGGGGGGCAGGATCGTGCTTTACGAGCGGTCTGGCCCGGAGATTCCTTTGCTGGGCAGGCTGGTTCTGATGCAGGAACAGGACCTGGAAGACCAGGGGCTTTTCCCGGTGAAACAGTTGCTTCCTGACTTTTTGCAGCATGAACTGGACCACGGGCACCGTCTGGTGTTCCCGCTGGTGGTGGGAGACCAGCACTACGGGCTCTTCATCTGCCGCATCCATGAAGACACCTTGCAGGATGAAACCCCCCTGCAGAGCATTGCCCACGCCGTGCATCTGGTGGCGAGGGTGGAAGAGCAGAAACGCAGCGTGCAGGAGCTGGAACTGCAGGTGGAGGCCCGCACCAGGCAGCTCCGGCAGGAAATCTCAGAAAGGCTGGGGGCAGAAGAGCAACTGAAGGCCGCCCACGCCGCCCTGCAGGTCTCTTCCCAGCTCGATGGCCTGACCGGACTGTTCAACCGGGCCGTGCTGGACGATCTGTTGCAGCGCGTTCTGATGGAGCACCAGATCACCCATCAGCCTGTCTCCCTGTTGATGCTGGATGTGGACCATTTCAAGCAGTACAACGATTGCTACGGGCACCGCCAGGGGGATGTGTGCCTGAAGCAGGTGGCTCAGGGTCTGCGCAGCACCGTGCGGGACAGCCGGGACATTGTGGCCCGGTATGGCGGGGAAGAATTTGCGGTGGTGCTGCCTGGCACCGGACAGGATGGTGCAGAGCGGGCAGCAAAACGCATCCTGCAGGCCATTGAGCAGCTGGGGTTGCCCCATGAAAAATCCCTGGTGGCCAGCCACGTGACCGTCAGCATTGGCATCCACACCCTGCAGGACAGCCCACTGGGTGTGGATGAATGGGTGGAAGGTGCAGATCAGGCCCTTTACCGTGCCAAGCACAGCGGTCGCAATGGGTATCAGGTGTTCAAAGCAGAAGGCTGATTGTGCGGCATTGAGGGGGCCGTTTTCCAGCTCCAGGCCAGCACCAGAATGGCCAGCGTGGTCATGATCTCTATGCTGGCAAAGAAAACATAATAGGCTTTGGGTCCCACAAAGAGTGAACCTGCCACAGCAAGGGTGTGAATCAGGGCGGCACCCACGTTGAGCCAGCGGTTCCAGGGACCTGCAGGAACGAGTCGGGACACCGGAACCATCACAATGGCAATTTCCATCAGAACCCCTGACAGAAACAGAAAGCCCGGCGTAACGGTGATGCCGTTGATGGTTCCAGAGAGGTACTGTTTGAGCAGGGGGCCATCCATCAGGCCCAGCACATCGGCATAAAGGTAGTTCAGAATGGCGAAAATCCACAGGGTGGACAGCACGGTTTGCCGTTCAATGGGTTTCATATGGGTTTCTCCTGGGTGGGATCAATGCTGGGCTGAGACAGTCAGGTGTCTTAGTGCAATAGTACACCATCAAAACGATACACACAAGGGCAAGTTCACCCTCTCCATGGTCTACACACATTCTTAACACCCTGAACACAGGCGCTTAACGGGATGCCAGCACACTCAATCTCGGAGGTAAACCTGTGCGCTTTGCCCGACCCATCCCCTTGCTGCTCACCCTTGGACTCATGCAGGCCCACGCTGCACCCTTCTCACTGGGTGAAGCCCTGAAGCAGCTGCCCACCACAGCAGTGTGGCAGAATCTGAACCTTGCCGCAGAAAAAGCCCATCAGAACCTGAAAGCAGCCCAGGCCGCCACCCAGTGGACTGTCAACGCTTCAGGAAATTACAGCCTGAACACCAGTGATTTTTCCAGCCTGAACCAGAGCGGCTCGGTGGGCGTCAGCGCCTCCGCAGCCGTGCTGCCCTGGGCCAGCGCTTTTCAGACCATCAGCACCAGCGAACAGAACCTGACACAAACTTTGCTGGAGGTGCAAACCCAGCAGAACACCCTGCTGATGAAAGCCACCCAGGGGTATTTCACGCTGGCCCTGAACCAGCTGAAAATCGAAGTGGCCCGCAAGAACCAGATTCTGCTGGAGGCACAACTGGCCGTCAGTGAGCAGCAGCGTACTCAGGGGACCACCAGTGCAGAATCCCTGCTGCAGGCCCGGCAAAAAGCTTTGGAGGCCAGAGCCGCCGTGCTCACCGCAGAAAGCAACCTCAATCTGGCCCGCGAAGAACTGCTGACCAGCACCGGAATGGCTTTCCCAGACGGGGAATACAGCACAGACACCACCCTGAATGTTCAGACCCACAGCCTGCAACAATGGCAAACCCTGGCCCTGCAAAACCGCAACGACCTGCAAAAAGCCGCGCTGGCCGTCACCCAGGCCCAGCAAAACCTGCAACAGGCCCAGCAAAACAAAAAACTGCCCGATGTCACCCTGAACACCACCGCCAGTTACAGCGACCTGAGCGTGGGTGCTGGCCTCAACCTGAAAACCGGAGTCGGAAGCCTGCAAAGCAGTTACAGCTTCGGGTCAAACAGCAGCGGAGGGGTGAAGTTCTCCCTTTCGGCCAGCATTCCGCTGCTGGACCCGGCCAGTGAGGCGAGTCTGGGCACCCTGGCCCTGAACGTCAAATCTGCCCAGAATGCGCTGGACACCGCCATCAACAACGCCACCCTGGAGATCAAACAGCGCTACGCCCAGCTGGAAAACACCACAGCACAGGTGCAGAACAACCAGATGGCCCTTTCCCTTGCGGAAGAACACCTGAAAGGGGTGCAGGCACGGGTCAAAGCAGGCCTGAGCACCGCCCTGGATGAACAATCTGCCCAGCTTTCTCTGGACAATGCCCGGCTCAACCTCAAAACCAGCCAATCCAGCCTGACCAGCGCCCAGCTTGAATTGCTCATCAGCGCAGGCCAGACCCTTGAAGGAGTGACCCCATGAAAAATGCCACCGTTGTTGTTGTGTCCCTTGCCCTGGGAGCCGGTTTCGCCCAGGCCGCCCCCACCCTGAATTACAGCGACGTGCTGAAACTGGCCCTGGAGAAGGGCAGCGATCTGGCCAGCCAGAAAAGCACCCTGGACACCGCTAAAGCCAATCTGGTGGCCCTGACTGCCGATTCCAGCACCCTGATCACCCCCCTCACCCAGGCGCAGCAGAGCGTGCAACTGGAAAACCTGCGCCTGAGTTTCGTGAAACTGCAGGTCGTACAGAACGTGCTTTCTGCTTACCTGGGTGTGCTGGAAGCCCAGGAGAACCTCAATGTCCTGAAGGCCCAGGTGGACCTGAATCAGATGTCTCTGGATGTGGCGAAGGCCAAACTGGCCACCAAAAACGCCACGCAGCTGGACGTGAGCAAAGCCCAGAACACCCTGAATTCCAGCCAGCAGGACCTCAAAAACGCCCAGGCCAGCTTTCCTGTGCTGCAGGAGAAACTGAACGCCTACACTGCGGGCAGCCTGCCCGACAGTTACATCGTCAGTCAGCCAAAATTTGACCTGAAGCTGCAAAAGCTGGATGAGCTGCTGAAAGGCAGCACTGAGAATTTGCCCACCCTGCTGCAGGCCATGCAGTCCGTGGCCCTGAACACCATGACCGTGCAGTTCTCGGACAACGATTACACCCCAAAAAACACCCTGGACAGTGCAAAAGCCAGCCTGGAAAATGCCCAGCGCAACCTCAGCACCCTGAAAACCAGCAGCACCACCTCGATCAAAGATGCGTTTCAGAGCCTGAACAACGC
Encoded proteins:
- a CDS encoding IS630 family transposase, which translates into the protein MSAMTWHPSRLTRSQLEERRLAFAAYLQQHPQPCQMVCQHFKISKSTFYLWRKQLNHAGIEGLKSRKASGRPRRLSKEQETELGGCLQDNPVKHGFSDATWTGPRVRDWIGLRFGVWYHPDHVSRVLRRLGFSHQKPEKRAIERNQSQIQQWIAETIPEIKKEIQSGTTLVFLDEAGFSMKTTTRKTWATRGKTPLIPACTNWEKLSVVGGLTSSGKFYQHTVQGACKGEKIAQFLRHLLKQVPGKLIVVLDNAGIHKGKAVQEVLKSTDPLSLRFLPPYAPELNPIEWIWAWVKSNRLGNKLSRSLQELKDRLRLAWQQVRRMDLQAFNRSGTWSDK
- a CDS encoding substrate-binding and GGDEF domain-containing protein, translating into MTFLHERVAVLADHLYSYQISVLKGILTRFSAMGTSAQVYLGREISPHLHANQLYDLIDQEQHQGRVLLLHALSSHLGQQDWQDFLARKPLPTVSVTTRIADVPTVTVNNPVGIHNMMDHLIETRGYQRFVFLRGWPTNQEAIEREQAFRESLERHHLDPANALFVDGDFSAVKALLEMRKLLHLRQDFECVVCANDEMALSAVLALREHHLRVPGDVAVVGFDDTPSAVLAVPPLTTVRQPWFEQGMQAAELLHALIQGESVPAELDLPTELRVRQSCGTPAQMPQEENPLYKQLEILFLAAAADAEQLGAFLKIWEGVLPIQLQDQLKLQAWRNWLEGVYRRVQSGACPLPHLEQVYGQAQRMLLDALSIALSSASLQHTLGARHAAHLNVVAQPSMIELMLNVRTYLEELGIQGGRIVLYERSGPEIPLLGRLVLMQEQDLEDQGLFPVKQLLPDFLQHELDHGHRLVFPLVVGDQHYGLFICRIHEDTLQDETPLQSIAHAVHLVARVEEQKRSVQELELQVEARTRQLRQEISERLGAEEQLKAAHAALQVSSQLDGLTGLFNRAVLDDLLQRVLMEHQITHQPVSLLMLDVDHFKQYNDCYGHRQGDVCLKQVAQGLRSTVRDSRDIVARYGGEEFAVVLPGTGQDGAERAAKRILQAIEQLGLPHEKSLVASHVTVSIGIHTLQDSPLGVDEWVEGADQALYRAKHSGRNGYQVFKAEG
- a CDS encoding DUF6326 family protein, with protein sequence MKPIERQTVLSTLWIFAILNYLYADVLGLMDGPLLKQYLSGTINGITVTPGFLFLSGVLMEIAIVMVPVSRLVPAGPWNRWLNVGAALIHTLAVAGSLFVGPKAYYVFFASIEIMTTLAILVLAWSWKTAPSMPHNQPSALNT
- a CDS encoding TolC family protein encodes the protein MRFARPIPLLLTLGLMQAHAAPFSLGEALKQLPTTAVWQNLNLAAEKAHQNLKAAQAATQWTVNASGNYSLNTSDFSSLNQSGSVGVSASAAVLPWASAFQTISTSEQNLTQTLLEVQTQQNTLLMKATQGYFTLALNQLKIEVARKNQILLEAQLAVSEQQRTQGTTSAESLLQARQKALEARAAVLTAESNLNLAREELLTSTGMAFPDGEYSTDTTLNVQTHSLQQWQTLALQNRNDLQKAALAVTQAQQNLQQAQQNKKLPDVTLNTTASYSDLSVGAGLNLKTGVGSLQSSYSFGSNSSGGVKFSLSASIPLLDPASEASLGTLALNVKSAQNALDTAINNATLEIKQRYAQLENTTAQVQNNQMALSLAEEHLKGVQARVKAGLSTALDEQSAQLSLDNARLNLKTSQSSLTSAQLELLISAGQTLEGVTP
- a CDS encoding TolC family protein → MKNATVVVVSLALGAGFAQAAPTLNYSDVLKLALEKGSDLASQKSTLDTAKANLVALTADSSTLITPLTQAQQSVQLENLRLSFVKLQVVQNVLSAYLGVLEAQENLNVLKAQVDLNQMSLDVAKAKLATKNATQLDVSKAQNTLNSSQQDLKNAQASFPVLQEKLNAYTAGSLPDSYIVSQPKFDLKLQKLDELLKGSTENLPTLLQAMQSVALNTMTVQFSDNDYTPKNTLDSAKASLENAQRNLSTLKTSSTTSIKDAFQSLNNALEKSKAASEDLKTSQATLAQDQVKYKNGQISRYSLKQTETSVLSSEQSVLQAQDSYLKAVASLAVASGTDALNVIGGVE